The following proteins are co-located in the Leucoraja erinacea ecotype New England chromosome 27, Leri_hhj_1, whole genome shotgun sequence genome:
- the rundc1 gene encoding RUN domain-containing protein 1 isoform X1 encodes MDDAYLSDSERLCGERWAPVGAVASPEDEVEEARGGGGAQVLMADSMQRLQGEQELLNSSLLALTSHFAQVQFRLKQIVNAQSDEKERLLKELEDFAFKGCPQPFVARALDGPQLDNASEREKLEQLEAQRQKQRELIIQLKTQLDDLETFAYQEGNYESLPQSIVLERQRVIIDELIKKLDVNLNDDFSSLSSDELRHRVDAAIAQIVNPARVKEQLVVQLKTQISDLEMFINFLHGEVGSPPQIENGKCTCPVHGASGSNATSSRLPSGSHHVDAETARKIRATGLSLMRRALAVLQIFAVSQFGCATGQIPRGLWQPDESNKDYSPLVLKLEGAVDKVKRLALSQQAEDHVISSHDLSLGRKNELITAVRKELAISLRDLMSHGLYDSSQGMSLVLAPISCLLPSFTAAPRTLHPWQLFVKYYNTRNGRAFVESPARKLSQSFALPVTGSGVVTPKQSLLSAVHTVLIEHDPFKRSEDSEFKALICMALNEQRLVSWTNLICKSGTLIRSHYQPWSYMASTGFESTLNILSRLSNLHFNLPFDTAVRQLKNIKDAF; translated from the exons ATGGACGACGCGTACCTGTCTGACTCGGAGCGGCTGTGCGGGGAGCGCTGGGCTCCGGTGGGGGCGGTGGCCAGCCCCGAGGATGAGGTTGAGGAGGCCAGAGGCGGTGGCGGGGCCCAGGTGCTGATGGCCGACAGCATGCAGCGGCTACAGGGCGAGCAGGAGCTGCTCAACTCGTCGCTACTCGCTCTCACCTCCCACTTCGCCCAGGTCCAGTTCCGCCTCAAGCAGATCGTTAACGCGCAGAGCGACGAGAAGGAGCGCCTACTGAAGGAGCTGGAGGATTTCGCCTTCAAGGGCTGTCCGCAGCCCTTCGTCGCCCGGGCCCTGGACGGACCACAGCTGGACAACGCG AGTGAAAGGGAGAAACTGGAACAACTCGAAGCCCAACGTCAGAAACAGAGGGAACTGATTATACAACTTAAGACCCAGTTGGATGATTTAGAGACATTTGCTTATCAAGAGGGCAACTACGAATCCCTCCCACAGTCAATTGTCCTGGAACGCCAGCGG GTTATCATAGACGAATTGATTAAGAAACTAGATGTGAACCTCAATGACGATTTTAGCAGCTTGTCATCAGATGAACTCCGGCATCGTGTTGATGCGGCAATTGCTCAAATTGTGAATCCAGCCAGAGTGAAAGAACAGCTGGTGGTCCAGCTGAAAACCCAGATCAGTGACCTGGAAATGTTCATCAACTTTCTCCACG GTGAAGTTGGCAGTCCCCCACAAATTGAGAATGGGAAGTGCACATGTCCTGTGCATGGAGCAAGTGGATCCAACGCAACAAGTTCAAGATTGCCAAGTGGAAGCCACCACG TTGATGCAGAAACAGCAAGGAAAATAAGAGCAACTGGGTTGAGCCTCatgcgccgagctctggctgtgcTGCAGATATTTGCTGTTAGTCAGTTTGGGTGTGCGACTGGTCAGATCCCGCGTGGATTGTGGCAGCCTGATGAAAGCAACAAGGACTACAGCCCATTGGTGCTGAAACTAGAAGGAGCTGTGGATAAAGTTAAGCGGCTGGCGTTAAGTCAACAAGCAGAAGACCATGTGATCAGCAGCCATGATCTTTCTCTTGGTCGGAAGAACGAGCTTATCACAGCTGTGCGAAAAGAGTTGGCAATATCTCTCCGAGACCTGATGAGCCACGGTTTGTATGATTCCTCTCAAGGGATGAGTTTGGTTCTAGCCCCGATTTCATGTCTCCTTCCCTCGTTCACAGCCGCTCCACGAACCTTGCATCCTTGGCAACTGTTTGTGAAATATTACAATACCAGAAATGGTCGAGCCTTTGTAGAATCTCCTGCTCGCAAGCTCTCTCAGTCTTTTGCCTTGCCAGTGACCGGGAGTGGTGTTGTGACTCCTAAACAAAGTTTACTCTCTGCTGTTCATACTGTCCTTATTGAGCATGACCCTTTCAAACGGAGTGAAGATTCAGAATTTAAGGCCTTGATATGCATGGCATTGAATGAGCAGCGTTTGGTTTCCTGGACAAACCTGATTTGCAAATCCGGGACACTTATCCGGAGTCACTACCAGCCGTGGAGCTACATGGCTTCAACTGGGTTTGAGAGTACACTTAACATTCTTAGTCGTCTCAGCAACCTGCACTTCAATCTGCCCTTCGACACTGCAGTCAGACAATTAAAAAACATCAAAGATGCTTTTTAA
- the rundc1 gene encoding RUN domain-containing protein 1 isoform X2 yields the protein MGIYFLMFASQSEREKLEQLEAQRQKQRELIIQLKTQLDDLETFAYQEGNYESLPQSIVLERQRVIIDELIKKLDVNLNDDFSSLSSDELRHRVDAAIAQIVNPARVKEQLVVQLKTQISDLEMFINFLHGEVGSPPQIENGKCTCPVHGASGSNATSSRLPSGSHHVDAETARKIRATGLSLMRRALAVLQIFAVSQFGCATGQIPRGLWQPDESNKDYSPLVLKLEGAVDKVKRLALSQQAEDHVISSHDLSLGRKNELITAVRKELAISLRDLMSHGLYDSSQGMSLVLAPISCLLPSFTAAPRTLHPWQLFVKYYNTRNGRAFVESPARKLSQSFALPVTGSGVVTPKQSLLSAVHTVLIEHDPFKRSEDSEFKALICMALNEQRLVSWTNLICKSGTLIRSHYQPWSYMASTGFESTLNILSRLSNLHFNLPFDTAVRQLKNIKDAF from the exons AtgggaatttattttttaatgtttgctTCTCAGAGTGAAAGGGAGAAACTGGAACAACTCGAAGCCCAACGTCAGAAACAGAGGGAACTGATTATACAACTTAAGACCCAGTTGGATGATTTAGAGACATTTGCTTATCAAGAGGGCAACTACGAATCCCTCCCACAGTCAATTGTCCTGGAACGCCAGCGG GTTATCATAGACGAATTGATTAAGAAACTAGATGTGAACCTCAATGACGATTTTAGCAGCTTGTCATCAGATGAACTCCGGCATCGTGTTGATGCGGCAATTGCTCAAATTGTGAATCCAGCCAGAGTGAAAGAACAGCTGGTGGTCCAGCTGAAAACCCAGATCAGTGACCTGGAAATGTTCATCAACTTTCTCCACG GTGAAGTTGGCAGTCCCCCACAAATTGAGAATGGGAAGTGCACATGTCCTGTGCATGGAGCAAGTGGATCCAACGCAACAAGTTCAAGATTGCCAAGTGGAAGCCACCACG TTGATGCAGAAACAGCAAGGAAAATAAGAGCAACTGGGTTGAGCCTCatgcgccgagctctggctgtgcTGCAGATATTTGCTGTTAGTCAGTTTGGGTGTGCGACTGGTCAGATCCCGCGTGGATTGTGGCAGCCTGATGAAAGCAACAAGGACTACAGCCCATTGGTGCTGAAACTAGAAGGAGCTGTGGATAAAGTTAAGCGGCTGGCGTTAAGTCAACAAGCAGAAGACCATGTGATCAGCAGCCATGATCTTTCTCTTGGTCGGAAGAACGAGCTTATCACAGCTGTGCGAAAAGAGTTGGCAATATCTCTCCGAGACCTGATGAGCCACGGTTTGTATGATTCCTCTCAAGGGATGAGTTTGGTTCTAGCCCCGATTTCATGTCTCCTTCCCTCGTTCACAGCCGCTCCACGAACCTTGCATCCTTGGCAACTGTTTGTGAAATATTACAATACCAGAAATGGTCGAGCCTTTGTAGAATCTCCTGCTCGCAAGCTCTCTCAGTCTTTTGCCTTGCCAGTGACCGGGAGTGGTGTTGTGACTCCTAAACAAAGTTTACTCTCTGCTGTTCATACTGTCCTTATTGAGCATGACCCTTTCAAACGGAGTGAAGATTCAGAATTTAAGGCCTTGATATGCATGGCATTGAATGAGCAGCGTTTGGTTTCCTGGACAAACCTGATTTGCAAATCCGGGACACTTATCCGGAGTCACTACCAGCCGTGGAGCTACATGGCTTCAACTGGGTTTGAGAGTACACTTAACATTCTTAGTCGTCTCAGCAACCTGCACTTCAATCTGCCCTTCGACACTGCAGTCAGACAATTAAAAAACATCAAAGATGCTTTTTAA
- the rpl27 gene encoding 60S ribosomal protein L27: MGKFMKPGKVVLVLAGRYAGRKGVIVKNIDDGTSDRPYSHALVAGIDRYPRKVTAKMGKKKVAKRSKIKSFVKVYNYNHLMPTRYSVDIPLDKTVVNKDVFRDPALKRKARREAKVKFEERYKTGKNKWFFQKLRF, encoded by the exons ATGGGGAAGTTTATGAAACCTGGGAAGGTGGTTTTGGTGCTGGCCGGTCGTTATGCTGGACGCAAAGGTGTCATTGTAAAG AACATTGATGATGGAACCTCCGATAGGCCGTACAGTCATGCCCTCGTTGCTGGTATTGATCGCTACCCTCGAAAAGTGACGGCCAAAATGGGTAAGAAGAAGGTGGCCAAGAGGTCCAAGATCAAGTCCTTTGTGAAAGTATACAACTACAACCACCTGATGCCAACCAG gtATTCAGTTGACATTCCCTTGGATAAGACCGTTGTGAACAAGGATGTTTTCAGGGATCCTGCTTTGAAACGCAAAGCTAGGCGAGAAGCCAAAGTAAAATTTGAAGAAAG GTACAAGACTGGGAAAAACAAATGGTTCTTTCAGAAGCTCCGATTCTAA